In Meles meles chromosome 14, mMelMel3.1 paternal haplotype, whole genome shotgun sequence, a single window of DNA contains:
- the CKAP2 gene encoding cytoskeleton-associated protein 2 isoform X1 yields the protein MSTPAVPQDLQLPPSQRAQPAFREQRRQKLKEHILKRKTFFACKQENHIPSSRDQKVMNSEGQVHEETKVLKFKTKMAGKENVSRPPGNKNHITTGKNCIPLRPSNESTNSTIATDTYNFEDNNQMGQSIPIKDDPQSQHMTLSQVFHLKNNNKKKQISTEKPKQDANTSKKLVLGSYRGQIVQSKINSFRKPLPARDESSATTKKPSAAVGKAPEPPPADTRGATVRSDRALNTVTTTKLGSTASQGRQLVRPPIRSHRNSAQDTVKQGLGRTTANVTIRKEPREKELLHSNTVSSSAKTGAQDVERRRTLARSLTSETVARPASPSNTKLIQKSKNIDPRRHTIAKATLDRSARPKETAEERKARLSEWRAGKRNVLKRPPSAVVTQPEPGGQNENSFGSFWTTMVEEDEQRLFTEKVNKTFSECLNLINEGCPKEEILVILNDLIKNIPDAKKLVKYWICLVRIEPLTSPVENIITIYEKAILAGAQPIEEMRHAIADILTMKSQEKVKYRENVEACATKEYIQEVNNEDMGVNLESGRSEMEKKPRNVVFQDCEKEEDDKKDPTSDVKTPSTETRGSCLIKYNVSTTPYLQSVKKKIQFDNTDTTFKDLKFLTPVRRSRRIHEKTSKLPDMLKDHYPCVSSLEQLTELGGETDAFVCRPNAALCPMYSETGTAQEK from the exons tagTAGAGACCAGAAAGTGATGAACTCTGAGGGCCAGGTCCACGAAGAGACAAAAgttctgaaatttaaaacaaaaatg GCTGGTAAAGAAAATGTCAGTAGACCTCCTGGGAACAAAAATCATATAACAACGGGAAAAAATTGTATTCCTTTAAGACCTTCTAATGAATCAACCAATTCAACAATAGCAACTGACACATATAATTTTGAGGATAATAATCAAATGGGACAGTCCATACCAATTAAAGATGaccctcaaagtcaacacatgACATTAAGCCAAGTGTttcatcttaaaaacaacaataaaaagaaacagatatccaCAGAAAAACCAAAGCAAGATGCTAACACGTCCAAGAAGCTTGTGCTTGGGTCTTACCGTGGCCAAATTGTTCAGTCTAAGATTAATTCATTTAGAAAACCCCTGCCAGCCAGAGATGAGAGTTCTGCAACAACGAAGAAACCTTCAGCCGCTGTCGGTAAAGCCCCAGAGCCTCCACCAGCAGACACCCGAGGTGCGACCGTGAGAAGTGATAGAGCCCTGAACACAGTGACCACCACTAAACTTGGGAGCACAGCATCTCAGGGCAGACAGCTGGTGCGGCCTCCTATCAGAAGTCACCGCAACAGTGCCCAGGACACTGTGAAACAGGGCCTGGGGAGAACCACTGCCAACGTTACAATCCGGAAAGAGCCTCGGGAGAAAGAATTACTGCACTCAAACACAGTTTCATCTAGTGCCAAAACTGGTGCTCAGGATGTAGAGAGAAGGAGGACCCTGGCAAGAAGTCTGACCTCTGAAACTGTAGCCAGGCCTGCTTCGCCTTCTAACACCAAACTGATACAGAAATCAAAAAACATTGACCCTCGCAGACACACTATAGCAAAAGCAACTCTTGATAGGTCGGCCCGGCCCAAAGAAACAGCAGAAGAGAGAAA AGCTCGTCTGAGCGAGTGGAGAGCTGGCAAAAGAAATGTGCTGAAAAGGCCTCCTAGCGCAGTGGTTACCCAGCCTGAGCCTGGAGGACAGAACGAAAACTCATTCGGGTCCTTTTGGACAACCATGGTAGAAGAAGATGAACAAAGATTATTTACTGAAAAAGTAAACAAGACATTTTCGGAATGCTTAAACCTGATTAATGAG GGATGtccaaaagaagaaatattgGTCATACTGAATGACCTGATTAAAAATATTCCAGATGCCAAAAAACTTGTTAAGTATTGGATATGCCTTGTACGTATTGAACCACTCACAAGTCCTGTTGAAAATATTATCACAATCTATGAGAAAGCTATTTTGGCAGGAGCTCAG cctaTTGAAGAGATGCGACATGCGATTGCAGATATTCTAACAATGAAGAGTCAAGAGAAAGTGAAATAta GAGAAAATGTTGAGGCTTGTGCAACTAAGGAGTACATTCAGGAAGTCAACAATGAAGATATGGGTGTTAATCTAGAGTCAGGAAgatcagaaatggaaaagaaacctAGAAATGTGGTATTTCAAGATTGTGAAAAAGAGGAAGATGACAAAAAAGATCCAACCAGTGATGTTAAAACCCCCAGTACAGAGACCAGGGGGAGTTGCTTAATCAAATATAATGTGTCTACTACACCATACCTACAAAG TGTAAAAAAGAAGATACAGTTTGATAACACAGATACTACATTTAAAGACCTAAAGTTTCTAACACCAGTTAGACGTTCTCGACGTATTCATGAGAAGACTTCTAAACTGCCAGATATGTTAAAAGACCATTACCCATGCGTGTCTTCACTGGAGCAGTTAACAGAGCTGGGAGGTGAAACCGATGCTTTTGTGTGCCGTCCTAACGCTGCGCTCTGCCCGATGTACTCAGAGACTGGAACAGCACAAGAGAAATAA
- the CKAP2 gene encoding cytoskeleton-associated protein 2 isoform X2 — MSTPAVPQDLQLPPSQRAQPAFREQRRQKLKEHILKRKTFFACKQENHIPSRDQKVMNSEGQVHEETKVLKFKTKMAGKENVSRPPGNKNHITTGKNCIPLRPSNESTNSTIATDTYNFEDNNQMGQSIPIKDDPQSQHMTLSQVFHLKNNNKKKQISTEKPKQDANTSKKLVLGSYRGQIVQSKINSFRKPLPARDESSATTKKPSAAVGKAPEPPPADTRGATVRSDRALNTVTTTKLGSTASQGRQLVRPPIRSHRNSAQDTVKQGLGRTTANVTIRKEPREKELLHSNTVSSSAKTGAQDVERRRTLARSLTSETVARPASPSNTKLIQKSKNIDPRRHTIAKATLDRSARPKETAEERKARLSEWRAGKRNVLKRPPSAVVTQPEPGGQNENSFGSFWTTMVEEDEQRLFTEKVNKTFSECLNLINEGCPKEEILVILNDLIKNIPDAKKLVKYWICLVRIEPLTSPVENIITIYEKAILAGAQPIEEMRHAIADILTMKSQEKVKYRENVEACATKEYIQEVNNEDMGVNLESGRSEMEKKPRNVVFQDCEKEEDDKKDPTSDVKTPSTETRGSCLIKYNVSTTPYLQSVKKKIQFDNTDTTFKDLKFLTPVRRSRRIHEKTSKLPDMLKDHYPCVSSLEQLTELGGETDAFVCRPNAALCPMYSETGTAQEK, encoded by the exons TAGAGACCAGAAAGTGATGAACTCTGAGGGCCAGGTCCACGAAGAGACAAAAgttctgaaatttaaaacaaaaatg GCTGGTAAAGAAAATGTCAGTAGACCTCCTGGGAACAAAAATCATATAACAACGGGAAAAAATTGTATTCCTTTAAGACCTTCTAATGAATCAACCAATTCAACAATAGCAACTGACACATATAATTTTGAGGATAATAATCAAATGGGACAGTCCATACCAATTAAAGATGaccctcaaagtcaacacatgACATTAAGCCAAGTGTttcatcttaaaaacaacaataaaaagaaacagatatccaCAGAAAAACCAAAGCAAGATGCTAACACGTCCAAGAAGCTTGTGCTTGGGTCTTACCGTGGCCAAATTGTTCAGTCTAAGATTAATTCATTTAGAAAACCCCTGCCAGCCAGAGATGAGAGTTCTGCAACAACGAAGAAACCTTCAGCCGCTGTCGGTAAAGCCCCAGAGCCTCCACCAGCAGACACCCGAGGTGCGACCGTGAGAAGTGATAGAGCCCTGAACACAGTGACCACCACTAAACTTGGGAGCACAGCATCTCAGGGCAGACAGCTGGTGCGGCCTCCTATCAGAAGTCACCGCAACAGTGCCCAGGACACTGTGAAACAGGGCCTGGGGAGAACCACTGCCAACGTTACAATCCGGAAAGAGCCTCGGGAGAAAGAATTACTGCACTCAAACACAGTTTCATCTAGTGCCAAAACTGGTGCTCAGGATGTAGAGAGAAGGAGGACCCTGGCAAGAAGTCTGACCTCTGAAACTGTAGCCAGGCCTGCTTCGCCTTCTAACACCAAACTGATACAGAAATCAAAAAACATTGACCCTCGCAGACACACTATAGCAAAAGCAACTCTTGATAGGTCGGCCCGGCCCAAAGAAACAGCAGAAGAGAGAAA AGCTCGTCTGAGCGAGTGGAGAGCTGGCAAAAGAAATGTGCTGAAAAGGCCTCCTAGCGCAGTGGTTACCCAGCCTGAGCCTGGAGGACAGAACGAAAACTCATTCGGGTCCTTTTGGACAACCATGGTAGAAGAAGATGAACAAAGATTATTTACTGAAAAAGTAAACAAGACATTTTCGGAATGCTTAAACCTGATTAATGAG GGATGtccaaaagaagaaatattgGTCATACTGAATGACCTGATTAAAAATATTCCAGATGCCAAAAAACTTGTTAAGTATTGGATATGCCTTGTACGTATTGAACCACTCACAAGTCCTGTTGAAAATATTATCACAATCTATGAGAAAGCTATTTTGGCAGGAGCTCAG cctaTTGAAGAGATGCGACATGCGATTGCAGATATTCTAACAATGAAGAGTCAAGAGAAAGTGAAATAta GAGAAAATGTTGAGGCTTGTGCAACTAAGGAGTACATTCAGGAAGTCAACAATGAAGATATGGGTGTTAATCTAGAGTCAGGAAgatcagaaatggaaaagaaacctAGAAATGTGGTATTTCAAGATTGTGAAAAAGAGGAAGATGACAAAAAAGATCCAACCAGTGATGTTAAAACCCCCAGTACAGAGACCAGGGGGAGTTGCTTAATCAAATATAATGTGTCTACTACACCATACCTACAAAG TGTAAAAAAGAAGATACAGTTTGATAACACAGATACTACATTTAAAGACCTAAAGTTTCTAACACCAGTTAGACGTTCTCGACGTATTCATGAGAAGACTTCTAAACTGCCAGATATGTTAAAAGACCATTACCCATGCGTGTCTTCACTGGAGCAGTTAACAGAGCTGGGAGGTGAAACCGATGCTTTTGTGTGCCGTCCTAACGCTGCGCTCTGCCCGATGTACTCAGAGACTGGAACAGCACAAGAGAAATAA